TCCGGTAGGCTGGGGCTTCTGGAGGGCTACGGTAACTGGCAACCGGGCGGTCTTGAAAACCGCTGACGCGCTGAGAGGCGCTATGGGGGTTCGAGTCCCTCGCCCTCCGCTGGTGAGTTGTTTCTAACCCGCCGGGTCCACCTCGCAGCATTTGCGGCCTTTAGGCGTTGGATCCATGTGCCGATCATTTTCTGGGGGATTCAATGACCAGAGGCCAACATCTCGGACAGCTTGTGGCCCGCGCCCGCAGCGTGTTCTCGACCCGTCGCGTGACGGCGCTGTTGTGGGCCGCTGTGCTTGCTGCCGGTGCGATGGGTGGTTGGGGGTTCGTGCGCTCCCCGGAATCCGGCCGGCCGGCCGGCCCGCTCGGGAGCACGGGCGAATCCCAAGCCCCCGAAGCGCGCCCGACGTCATCCTCGCGCCCGAGTCGACCTCCGTCCCGGGATCGGCGGGGTGGTCCCGGAGAGACCGACCAAACATGGCCGTCCTCGTGGATTCACGACGCTCCCGGTTGTATCGACGGCACGGACAACCCGTGCGCTCACATGTACTTGCCGCCCGGTACCGGAATCGACGGCAACCGCTTCATCGCGACCACGTTTAGCATCGACGATCCCGAGCCGGTCATCGGGCAGATCGTGACCATCTCGGTCGAAGCCGCGGACCGGGATGACCCTTATTGCTGCGCCATCACGATGAGCGTCAAGCGCGATCCGGATCCCACCATCATCCAGTGCCAATCCGACCGTCCACCCCCGGGCCTCACCAGGACGGGCGGCCGGGTGGTGAAGAAGCTCCGGTGGAAGGTGCCCGCCGAGGGCCGGTGGGTCATGAACGTGCATGCGATCGGTCGCTGCGGTTCGCCGGGTGGCAGCGAGCAAACCGGCTGGTCGGCCTTCGAAGTCCGCCCGGCCCCAAGCCCTTCCCCTTCCCCAACCGGCTCGTCGCCGACGCCCTCACCAACGCCCACCGCTCCCGAGCCGTCGCCGTCTCCTTCCCCGACGGAGAGCACTCCCGACCAGACGCCGTCGCCTTTGATCTGATCGCGCGCGCCGGCCGGGTGAAGGGACTTATCCAGCCGAAGTTTCGGAGTCGTCGGCTGCCGGGGTCGCGGCCTGGCGCGCGCGACGCTACTTCGCGCACCAGCAACCGTCGCCGGCGCCACGCCGTTGACTGTGACGCGGCCGCCGGCAGCAGGAAGATCAGCGCGACGGGCAGAGCTACCTGGGGAGCAACCTGGAGTCAGGTCCGGACCGGCGCATTGTCTGAACCCGTGGTCGGAAGGATGAATCGAAGGAGCACGTAGGCGGTTCCCGCAATGAGGGCGCTGACCCACCGAGGGAACTCCGCTAACAGATCCAGTAGGCCATCGTCTTTCTTCGTCATCACGCCTCGTTCGTCTGACGCTCGCGATCAGCCGCGGCTTGCGAGGTGGGCCGGCGGCTGATCGCGGTGTTAGGAGGTGACTGCGCGGCTCCCAGCGGCAGGACCTCAAGTTCAACCTCAGCCGGCGTATCGATGATCCCAACGCGGTCCACCATCCCGTCGAACGGAAGGGCGAGTGTACTGAGCAACTCGACGGCCCGGGGAAACGCAGCGCCGGGCAGTTCGAGGGCAAGGCTGCAGTGCGGATTCCACGAATCCGGCAGATGGTAGGCAACTGGCCCGCTACCGACAGCGGCGAGCAACTCATGGACGCCGAGGTGAATCTGACGGAGGCGCTTGGACTGGGTCACGCCCAAGAAGAGGGTGGGGGGTTTGTTCAAGAAAGCGCCGAGTCCCGAGAACACGACCGGGAATGGCTCCAGGGCGGAGAGCCGCGCACGAAGCGTGGCCGTGAACTCCCGGCGGTCGATGGCGTCATAGACCGCCAACGTTACGTGTGGGCGGTAAGGGCCGTCGTGCAGGGTCCGTGCGAGCCCCGCCTCAGCGAGCGTCCACCAGATGTCACGGACCCTGGATTCCGTTTGCATGTCGAACCACGCGGAAACCGCGATCGCCATGTTCTCCCCGTCCTCGTCGCCCAACGGTTGAGCCCACCTGCGCGGCGCTGCCGCGTCAGGTGCAGCGATTAGTTAGCCCGCGCCATACTCCTGCCACGTATACGCCATGTTCTGAAACGACTTAGCGCGGCTCATGGCGGGGAAACGTCCGACGACAGGGACAATCTTCTTCCTGAGAGCGAACGCAACGCCCAGGTCAAAGATCGACCCCATGCTTTCGCCGTCCCAGATGATGTGAACTTCGTCGGCTAGTTCGATCGCCCGCCGATTTGTCTTGCAAATCTCAAGCCCTGTCGGGTCATCTTGCGGGGTGTCTCTGGCCGGATAATAGACCGAGTGTCCAGCCAGTTCCAACGATGCGACCTCTGCCAGGATTCCGTCCACAGTTTCCTGAGATGCGTTTCTCACAGGACAAATCATAAAGATGTTCATTCTGGCTTCACCTTCTGCCCGACGAAGCGGGCTAACTTCTGTTTCTGCGGACCTGAAAAAGTCCGTCGGTTGGTCCCGACCGAGCGTGCAGCCTGCTGCATCTGGGCGAGGAACCCTCTGCGACCAGCAAGATCATTCCATCCATCGCTTTGACTCCCCGGGCTTTGGCGGCCCGCCTGGCCAGCATAGTCCTCAGTCCCCCGGACTCCGTTCGGCAGAGGCGTGCCGTTTCCTTGTCCGGGCCGCGCGGATTCCCATGGGCAATCCAGTCGGGGACTGATGCCGTGAGGGCTTGGCCCGACGTGTGGGCGTTGCCGCGCACCTACGAGTTCCGCAACAGTTGGTAGATGATTAGGAGTCGCCCCCCTTCCTGGTGTCGCCGGTTGGCTGGGGTCGCACGGAGAAGCCACAACGTCGTCTACGAGACCGCGCTTTACCTGATGGACCTCGCGAAGAGAGAGCTTCTCTTGCAGCGCAAGATCGGAAAAGCCTTTGTGGCCTTCCCCGTGCCGGACCTCGCAGGCCGTCTTCGAGGGGGCTGATCCCTGTGCCGTCGAGCGGTGGGACTGCGCAGGCATTTGCCCCGAACGGGCTATAGACCGCACGAACCGATCGACCTAGGCTCGCAAGCATGGAAACCGGACGGGAAGTCTTCCAGTGGTT
The sequence above is a segment of the Actinomycetota bacterium genome. Coding sequences within it:
- a CDS encoding 2'-5' RNA ligase family protein yields the protein MGDEDGENMAIAVSAWFDMQTESRVRDIWWTLAEAGLARTLHDGPYRPHVTLAVYDAIDRREFTATLRARLSALEPFPVVFSGLGAFLNKPPTLFLGVTQSKRLRQIHLGVHELLAAVGSGPVAYHLPDSWNPHCSLALELPGAAFPRAVELLSTLALPFDGMVDRVGIIDTPAEVELEVLPLGAAQSPPNTAISRRPTSQAAADRERQTNEA